A portion of the Tachysurus vachellii isolate PV-2020 chromosome 14, HZAU_Pvac_v1, whole genome shotgun sequence genome contains these proteins:
- the si:ch73-233f7.1 gene encoding protocadherin beta-15 codes for MDQGLQRRQWTSTWSAFRLLMCMCALDRVLAQVRYSVNEERDHGAFVGNIAEDLRLDVTRLSARRFRIVSGARKQYLEVNLENGILFVNEKIDREELCEQSPVCFLHLQVVIESPLELHRVEVEILDVNDNAPSFPWSEFNLEITESAAPGSRFPLESAQDLDAGSNSLRSYLLSANQHFVLDVQTRNDGSKFAELVLESPLDREKQKMHEMVLTAVDGGSPLRSGTAQILVTVLDANDNVPAFDKSVYRVSLVENAPRGTLVLKLNATDLDEGSNGDIVYSFSGHAPLKVRELFSVDSFSGEIRVKGIVDYEKASVYELYVQAKDKGPSAVAVHCKVLVDILDVNDNAPEVILTSVSTPVQEDAPPGTVIAVISVMDRDSGENGAVDCQIPSHVPFRLHSSFKNYYTLATSEFLDRESVAEHNITLTARDLGSPSLSTGKTINVLVSDVNDNPPRFLQPSYTVYVTENNAPGASICSVSAIDPDSNQNAYLSYSILEGQIRGMPVSTYVSINSDNGNIYALRSFDYEQLRNFQIRVQARDAGFPPLSGNVTVSVFVLDQNDNAPLVVSPLPKNGTAATETVPRSADAGYLVAKITALDADSGQNSRLSYQVLHATDPGLFSIALYTGEIRTIRRFVDKDATRHRLVILVKDNGQPSLSSTASLILTLVDGVPESLSDLDEHALSRRVPSNLALYLIVSLSVVSLIFLVAIIVLAALKCYKDRDCPGGFSLSSIGSTCCTLEFEPPAEACKKSNLNMQISTGTKVPTNCVENSTGTTAQNYCYKVCLTPESAKSDFMFMKSYSPSTPRNNAAKETENLAWSSQSRASSANNGATTPNELKQDNTNWALAKNQTSTLKSYNSVNMDGTLMRKVMQTDSENYVNPVAAGQYWTWGTRIRECKISSPATGLPERAWTPRYTPTKTPQKQQPSGQSHAHPPPDYHHNVYIPGTPSALCTLRPSNRSELDVHNTFSTFGKKRKFISPSSYDPRDETGTEVINNDLYNE; via the exons ATGGATCAAGGGCTCCAGAGGAGGCAATGGACATCAACGTGGTCAGCTTTTCGCCTCCTTATGTGTATGTGCGCTCTGGACCGGGTGCTCGCACAGGTTCGGTACTCGGTTAATGAGGAGCGTGACCACGGCGCATTCGTCGGTAACATTGCCGAGGACTTGCGCTTGGATGTCACTAGGTTGTCTGCCAGGCGATTCCGCATAGTCTCCGGAGCTAGGAAACAGTATTTAGAGGTCAATTTGGAAAACGGGATTTTGTTTGTGAACGAGAAGATTGATCGAGAGGAGTTGTGCGAACAGAGTCCGGTTTGTTTCCTGCACTTGCAGGTGGTCATTGAAAGCCCGCTGGAACTGCACCGAGTAGAAGTTGAAATCTTAGATGTTAACGACAACGCTCCGAGTTTTCCGTGGAGCGAGTTCAATCTAGAGATTACCGAGTCTGCCGCGCCGGGCTCACGGTTCCCTCTCGAAAGCGCGCAAGACCTAGACGCGGGATCCAACTCGCTCCGCTCATACCTGCTGAGTGCTAACCAACACTTTGTGCTGGATGTGCAGACGCGCAACGACGGAAGCAAGTTCGCAGAACTCGTGTTGGAGTCTCCCTTAGACCGGGAGAAGCAGAAAATGCACGAAATGGTCCTAACCGCCGTGGATGGTGGATCTCCGCTGCGCTCTGGCACTGCTCAAATCTTGGTTACAGTTCTGGATGCGAACGACAATGTCCCTGCATTTGACAAATCCGTTTACCGGGTAAGCCTTGTGGAGAACGCACCGAGAGGAACACTAGTGCTCAAGCTCAACGCCACAGATCTAGACGAAGGGTCGAACGGCGATATCGTATATTCATTCAGCGGGCATGCGCCCTTAAAAGTACGCGAGCTTTTTAGTGTAGATTCTTTCTCGGGTGAAATTCGGGTGAAGGGAATAGTTGACTACGAAAAGGCCAGCGTCTACGAGCTCTATGTCCAGGCTAAAGACAAGGGTCCCTCTGCTGTGGCCGTACACTGTAAAGTGCTTGTCGATATACTGGACGTGAACGACAACGCTCCAGAGGTCATCCTGACCTCTGTGTCCACACCTGTTCAGGAAGACGCGCCTCCCGGGACCGTGATAGCAGTGATCAGTGTCATGGATCGTGACTCCGGGGAAAACGGAGCAGTGGACTGTCAGATCCCCAGCCACGTACCTTTTAGGCTCCACTCGTCCTTTAAAAACTATTACACATTGGCGACTAGCGAATTTCTGGACAGAGAGTCAGTAGCCGAACACAACATCACTCTCACGGCTCGAGATTTAGGCTCGCCATCGCTCTCCACTGGGAAAACTATTAATGTTCTTGTGTCGGATGTTAATGACAATCCTCCGCGCTTCCTTCAGCCATCATACACCGTCTATGTTACCGAGAATAACGCACCGGGCGCTTCCATTTGTTCTGTGAGCGCAATAGATCCGGACTCTAACCAGAACGCTTATTTATCCTACTCTATTCTCGAGGGTCAAATAAGGGGCATGCCAGTGTCCACGTATGTTTCTATTAACTCAGACAATGGTAACATTTACGCTCTTCGCTCCTTCGACTACGAGCAGCTCCGCAACTTTCAGATCCGAGTGCAGGCGCGGGACGCCGGTTTCCCGCCGTTGAGCGGAAACGTGACTGTCAGCGTGTTTGTGTTGGACCAGAACGACAACGCACCACTAGTCGTTTCCCCTCTGCCCAAGAACGGCACGGCAGCTACAGAGACGGTGCCTAGGTCGGCGGACGCAGGCTACCTCGTAGCAAAAATTACAGCGCTGGACGCGGACTCCGGGCAAAACTCTCGCCTCTCGTACCAAGTGCTCCACGCCACGGACCCAGGGTTATTCAGCATCGCTCTTTACACGGGTGAAATTCGGACCATCCGCCGCTTCGTAGACAAAGACGCCACAAGGCACAGACTCGTTATATTGGTCAAGGACAATGGGCAACCCTCTCTTTCGTCCACCGCATCCCTCATTCTGACGCTAGTGGACGGCGTGCCGGAGTCTCTGTCAGACCTCGATGAACATGCTCTCAGCCGCCGAGTGCCTTCTAACCTCGCCCTGTATCTGATCGTCTCGTTGAGCGTGGTATCACTCATCTTCCTAGTAGCCATCATCGTACTGGCAGCGCTGAAGTGCTACAAAGACCGGGACTGTCCTGGAGGTTTTAGTCTTTCCTCTATCGGTTCTACGTGCTGCACTCTCGAATTCGAGCCGCCCGCCGAAGCATGCAAAAAGTCCAACCTGAATATGCAGATTTCCACCGGGACGAAGGTGCCCACGAATTGTGTGGAGAACAGTACCGGGACCACGGCTCAGAACTACTGCTACAAGGTGTGCCTGACACCCGAATCAGCTAAGAGTGACTTCATGTTCATGAAGTCATACAGTCCGAGCACGCCGAGAAATAACGCAGCTAAGGAGACTGAAAATCTGGCATGGAGCTCACAGAGCCGCGCCTCTTCAGCTAATAACGGAGCAACAACCCCTAACGAG TTAAAACAAGACAATACTAACTGGGCTCTGGCCAAGAATCAAACATCAACTTTGAAAAG TTATAACTCAGTTAATATGGATGGCACCCTTATGAGGAAAGTCATGCAGACTGATTCTGAGAATTATGTAAATCCAGTGGCTGCAGGACAGTACTGGACATGGGGAACACGAATAAGAG AGTGTAAGATATCTTCACCTGCAACAGGCCTCCCTGAGCGGGCATGGACACCACGCTATACCCCCACAAAAACACCCCAAAAGCAGCAGCCTTCAGGTCAATCACATGCTCATCCTCCACCAGACTACCATCACAATGTCTACATCCCTGGGACTCCATCTGCCCTCTGTACCTTGCGGCCCAGTAATCGCAGTGAGCTTGATGTCCACAATACTTTTTCCACCTTTGGCAAGAAGCGCAAGTTTATTTCCCCCAGCAGTTATGATCCACGGGATGAAACAGGCACTGAGGTCATCAATAATGACCTGTATAATGAatag
- the fgf18a gene encoding fibroblast growth factor 18a, giving the protein MRSFLSTLAVLYIQMMLVMCNPLQVFGVDGVNFSMHVENQTRARDPMSRRQPRVYQLYSRTSCKHVQVLGRKISARGEDGDKFAQLVVEADTFGSQVRIRGKETNYYLCMNRRGKLVGKKASNRGEDCVFIEMVLENNYTALMSARYKDWYVGFTKRGRPRRGPQTLLNQQDVHFMKRLPPGEQPDHTPFRFTTVSKRSKRVRAARPR; this is encoded by the exons ATGCGGTCCTTCCTCTCTACCCTGGCTGTCTT gTATATCCAGATGATGCTGGTTATGTGCAATCCTCtgcag GTGTTCGGAGTTGATGGCGTGAACTTCAGCATGCACGTGGAGAATCAGACTCGTGCACGAGACCCCATGAGCCGGCGACAGCCCCGAGTCTACCAACTCTACAGTCGCACCAGCTGCAAACATGTCCAAGTGCTTGGCCGCAAAATCAGTGCCCGCGGGGAGGACGGAGACAAATTCG CCCAGCTTGTAGTGGAGGCAGACACATTCGGCAGCCAGGTGCGAATCAGGGGGAAGGAGACCAACTACTATCTGTGTATGAACCGCAGGGGCAAACTTGTAGGCAAG AAGGCCAGTAATCGCGGTGAGGACTGTGTCTTTATTGAGATGGTGCTTGAGAACAACTACACAGCATTAATGTCAGCACGTTACAAAGACTGGTATGTGGGCTTCACCAAAAGGGGGCGCCCTCGTCGTGGCCCACAGACACTTCTAAACCAGCAAGACGTTCATTTTATGAAGCGCCTTCCTCCAGGGGAGCAGCCAGACCACACGCCATTTCGTTTCACCACTGTCAGCAAAAGGAGCAAAAGAGTCCGTGCTGCGCGACCCCGCTAA